A window of Equus caballus isolate H_3958 breed thoroughbred chromosome 10, TB-T2T, whole genome shotgun sequence contains these coding sequences:
- the LOC100147098 gene encoding serine/threonine-protein kinase SBK2 isoform X1 translates to MELRDPENHEDGDPEEDTATALQRLVELTATRVTPVRNLRLQYRLIRELGSGSYGRVLLARPRQGEMPGKQSDEEQVAAGAAENGTEEDLGGLTAEELRQGQEAALALEDMMALSTQTLVRAEVDELYQQVRPLGQGRFGRVLLVNHRQKGTPMALKQLPKASTSLRAFLYEFCVGLSLGTHPAIVAAYGIGIESANSYSFLTEPVLHGDLIAFIQPKVGLPQAAAQRCAAQLASALEHIHSHGLVYRDLKPENVLVCDLACQQVKLTDFGHTRPRGTLLRLAGPPIPYTAPELCGPPPLPEGLPIQPALDAWALGVLLFCLLTGYFPWDQPLAEADPFYEDFVIWQASGQPEDRPQPWRGLTPVADTLLWGLLDPQPRKRSPVSSVRGYLGRPWRQREGEAEEVYTGDEEDRE, encoded by the exons ATGGAGCTCAGGGACCCCGAGAACCACGAGGATGGGGACCCAGAG GAGGACACAGCCACAGCCCTCCAACGGCTCGTGGAGCTGACGGCCACCAGGGTGACCCCAGTGAGAAATCTGCGTCTCCAGTATCGCCTCATCCGAGAGCTCGGCTCTGGCTCCTATGGCCGCGTGCTCCTTGCCCGGCCTCGCCAAGGGG AGATGCCCGGCAAACAGTCAGATGAGGAACAGGTGGCGGCGGGGGCTGCAGAGAATGGAACTGAGGAGGACCTGGGGGGCCTCACAGCAGAGGAGCTCCGGCAGGGCCAGGAGGCAGCCCTGGCGCTGGAGGACATGATGGCACTTAGCACCCAGACCCTGGTGCGAGCCGAAGTGGATGAGCTCTACCAGCAAGTGCGACCCCTAGGCCAGGGCCGCTTTGGCCGGGTCCTGTTGGTCAACCACCGTCAGAAAG GCACGCCCATGGCCCTGAAGCAGCTCCCGAAGGCCTCCACTTCCCTCCGCGCCTTCCTCTATGAGTTCTGTGTGGGCCTCTCGCTGGGCACGCATCCGGCCATCGTAGCGGCCTACGGCATTGGCATCGAGTCAGCCAACTCCTACAGCTTCTTGACGGAGCCTGTCCTGCATGGGGACCTCATCGCCTTCATCCAGCCCAAG GTGGGCCTCCCGCAGGCAGCAGCCCAGCGCTGCGCAGCCCAGCTGGCCTCGGCCCTGGAGCACATTCACTCACACGGCCTGGTGTACCGGGACCTCAAGCCGGAGAACGTGCTGGTGTGCGACCTGGCCTGCCAGCAGGTCAAGCTGACCGACTTCGGCCACACGCGGCCCCGTGGGACTCTGCTCCGCCTAGCCGGGCCACCCATCCCCTACACGGCCCCGGAGCTCTGcggccccccgcccctccccgagGGCCTGCCCATCCAGCCCGCCCTGGACGCCTGGGCTCTGGGCgtcctgctcttctgccttctcacCGGCTACTTTCCCTGGGACCAGCCCCTGGCCGAGGCCGACCCCTTCTATGAGGACTTCGTCATCTGGCAGGCCTCGGGCCAGCCTGAGGACAGGCCACAGCCCTGGCGCGGCCTGACGCCCGTGGCCGACACTCTGCTCTGGGGGCTGCTGGACCCTCAGCCCCGAAAGAGGAGCCCTGTGAGCTCCGTGCGGGGCTACCTGGGGCGGCCCTGGCGGCAGCGtgagggggaggcagaggaggtgtACACCGGGGACGAAGAGGACAGAGAGTGA
- the LOC100147098 gene encoding serine/threonine-protein kinase SBK2 isoform X2 gives MSRAVGLPSQEDTATALQRLVELTATRVTPVRNLRLQYRLIRELGSGSYGRVLLARPRQGEMPGKQSDEEQVAAGAAENGTEEDLGGLTAEELRQGQEAALALEDMMALSTQTLVRAEVDELYQQVRPLGQGRFGRVLLVNHRQKGTPMALKQLPKASTSLRAFLYEFCVGLSLGTHPAIVAAYGIGIESANSYSFLTEPVLHGDLIAFIQPKVGLPQAAAQRCAAQLASALEHIHSHGLVYRDLKPENVLVCDLACQQVKLTDFGHTRPRGTLLRLAGPPIPYTAPELCGPPPLPEGLPIQPALDAWALGVLLFCLLTGYFPWDQPLAEADPFYEDFVIWQASGQPEDRPQPWRGLTPVADTLLWGLLDPQPRKRSPVSSVRGYLGRPWRQREGEAEEVYTGDEEDRE, from the exons ATGAGCAGAGCTGTGGGTCTGCCATCCCAG GAGGACACAGCCACAGCCCTCCAACGGCTCGTGGAGCTGACGGCCACCAGGGTGACCCCAGTGAGAAATCTGCGTCTCCAGTATCGCCTCATCCGAGAGCTCGGCTCTGGCTCCTATGGCCGCGTGCTCCTTGCCCGGCCTCGCCAAGGGG AGATGCCCGGCAAACAGTCAGATGAGGAACAGGTGGCGGCGGGGGCTGCAGAGAATGGAACTGAGGAGGACCTGGGGGGCCTCACAGCAGAGGAGCTCCGGCAGGGCCAGGAGGCAGCCCTGGCGCTGGAGGACATGATGGCACTTAGCACCCAGACCCTGGTGCGAGCCGAAGTGGATGAGCTCTACCAGCAAGTGCGACCCCTAGGCCAGGGCCGCTTTGGCCGGGTCCTGTTGGTCAACCACCGTCAGAAAG GCACGCCCATGGCCCTGAAGCAGCTCCCGAAGGCCTCCACTTCCCTCCGCGCCTTCCTCTATGAGTTCTGTGTGGGCCTCTCGCTGGGCACGCATCCGGCCATCGTAGCGGCCTACGGCATTGGCATCGAGTCAGCCAACTCCTACAGCTTCTTGACGGAGCCTGTCCTGCATGGGGACCTCATCGCCTTCATCCAGCCCAAG GTGGGCCTCCCGCAGGCAGCAGCCCAGCGCTGCGCAGCCCAGCTGGCCTCGGCCCTGGAGCACATTCACTCACACGGCCTGGTGTACCGGGACCTCAAGCCGGAGAACGTGCTGGTGTGCGACCTGGCCTGCCAGCAGGTCAAGCTGACCGACTTCGGCCACACGCGGCCCCGTGGGACTCTGCTCCGCCTAGCCGGGCCACCCATCCCCTACACGGCCCCGGAGCTCTGcggccccccgcccctccccgagGGCCTGCCCATCCAGCCCGCCCTGGACGCCTGGGCTCTGGGCgtcctgctcttctgccttctcacCGGCTACTTTCCCTGGGACCAGCCCCTGGCCGAGGCCGACCCCTTCTATGAGGACTTCGTCATCTGGCAGGCCTCGGGCCAGCCTGAGGACAGGCCACAGCCCTGGCGCGGCCTGACGCCCGTGGCCGACACTCTGCTCTGGGGGCTGCTGGACCCTCAGCCCCGAAAGAGGAGCCCTGTGAGCTCCGTGCGGGGCTACCTGGGGCGGCCCTGGCGGCAGCGtgagggggaggcagaggaggtgtACACCGGGGACGAAGAGGACAGAGAGTGA
- the LOC100147098 gene encoding uncharacterized serine/threonine-protein kinase SBK3 isoform X3, protein MELRDPENHEDGDPEEDTATALQRLVELTATRVTPVRNLRLQYRLIRELGSGSYGRVLLARPRQGGPAVALKLLPRDSVLRTTFLREFCVGRCVSAHPGLLQTLAGPLQTPRHFVFAQEFAPFGDLSGMLQERGLPELLVKRVVAQLAGALDFLHGRGLVHADVKPDNVLVFDPVCSRVALGDLGLTRPEGSPTPAPPGPLPSAPPELCLLLPPDTLPLRPAVDSWGLGVLLFCAATACFPWEVALAPDPEFEAFAGWMTSRPQPAQPPPPWDQFASPALALLQGLLDLDPETRSPPLAVLDFLGDDWGLERNREGPGGLGSMSSENGEEEEEGAASLEEWTEEEEEDDDKGGRMMGTDGGAP, encoded by the exons ATGGAGCTCAGGGACCCCGAGAACCACGAGGATGGGGACCCAGAG GAGGACACAGCCACAGCCCTCCAACGGCTCGTGGAGCTGACGGCCACCAGGGTGACCCCAGTGAGAAATCTGCGTCTCCAGTATCGCCTCATCCGAGAGCTCGGCTCTGGCTCCTATGGCCGCGTGCTCCTTGCCCGGCCTCGCCAAGGGG GTCCAGCTGTGGCTCTGAAGCTCCTGCCTCGGGACTCGGTCCTGAGAACTACCTTCCTAAGAGAGTTCTGTGTGGGCCGCTGCGTCTCGGCACACCCAGGCCTGCTCCAGACCCTGGCGGGACCCCTGCAGACCCCCCGACACTTTGTCTTTGCTCAGGAGTTTGCACCCTTTGGGGATCTCAGCGGGATGCTGCAGGAACGG ggcctcccagagcTGCTGGTGAAGCGGGTGGTGGCCCAGCTGGCCGGAGCCCTGGACTTCCTCCACGGCCGGGGGCTGGTCCACGCAGACGTCAAGCCAGACAACGTGCTGGTCTTTGACCCTGTCTGCAGCCGTGTGGCCCTCGGTGACCTGGGTCTGACTCGGCCTGAGGGCAGTCCAACCCCTGCCCCCCCAgggcctctgccctctgctccacctgagctctgcctcctgctgccACCAGACACCCTGCCCCTGCGACCAGCAGTGGACTCCTGGGGCCTGGGAGTGCTTCTCTTCTGTGCTGCCACTGCCTGCTTCCCTTGGGAAGTGGCACTGGCCCCTGACCCCGAGTTCGAGGCCTTTGCTGGCTGGATGACCAGCAGGCCCCAGCCAGCTCAACCACCACCCCCTTGGGACCAGTTTGCATCCCCAGCTCTGGCATTGCTTCAGGGGCTTCTGGACCTGGATCCTGAGACTAGGAGCCCCCCACTGGCTGTCCTGGACTTCTTGGGGGATGATTGGGGGTtggagaggaacagagagggaCCTGGGGGCTTGGGGAGTATGTCCAGTGAgaatggggaggaggaagaggagggggcagcAAGCCTGGAGGAgtggacagaggaggaggaggaggacgacgACAAAGGTGGCAGGATGATGGGGACAGATGGGGGAGCTCCCTGA
- the LOC100147098 gene encoding serine/threonine-protein kinase SBK2 isoform X4: MPGKQSDEEQVAAGAAENGTEEDLGGLTAEELRQGQEAALALEDMMALSTQTLVRAEVDELYQQVRPLGQGRFGRVLLVNHRQKGTPMALKQLPKASTSLRAFLYEFCVGLSLGTHPAIVAAYGIGIESANSYSFLTEPVLHGDLIAFIQPKVGLPQAAAQRCAAQLASALEHIHSHGLVYRDLKPENVLVCDLACQQVKLTDFGHTRPRGTLLRLAGPPIPYTAPELCGPPPLPEGLPIQPALDAWALGVLLFCLLTGYFPWDQPLAEADPFYEDFVIWQASGQPEDRPQPWRGLTPVADTLLWGLLDPQPRKRSPVSSVRGYLGRPWRQREGEAEEVYTGDEEDRE, encoded by the exons ATGCCCGGCAAACAGTCAGATGAGGAACAGGTGGCGGCGGGGGCTGCAGAGAATGGAACTGAGGAGGACCTGGGGGGCCTCACAGCAGAGGAGCTCCGGCAGGGCCAGGAGGCAGCCCTGGCGCTGGAGGACATGATGGCACTTAGCACCCAGACCCTGGTGCGAGCCGAAGTGGATGAGCTCTACCAGCAAGTGCGACCCCTAGGCCAGGGCCGCTTTGGCCGGGTCCTGTTGGTCAACCACCGTCAGAAAG GCACGCCCATGGCCCTGAAGCAGCTCCCGAAGGCCTCCACTTCCCTCCGCGCCTTCCTCTATGAGTTCTGTGTGGGCCTCTCGCTGGGCACGCATCCGGCCATCGTAGCGGCCTACGGCATTGGCATCGAGTCAGCCAACTCCTACAGCTTCTTGACGGAGCCTGTCCTGCATGGGGACCTCATCGCCTTCATCCAGCCCAAG GTGGGCCTCCCGCAGGCAGCAGCCCAGCGCTGCGCAGCCCAGCTGGCCTCGGCCCTGGAGCACATTCACTCACACGGCCTGGTGTACCGGGACCTCAAGCCGGAGAACGTGCTGGTGTGCGACCTGGCCTGCCAGCAGGTCAAGCTGACCGACTTCGGCCACACGCGGCCCCGTGGGACTCTGCTCCGCCTAGCCGGGCCACCCATCCCCTACACGGCCCCGGAGCTCTGcggccccccgcccctccccgagGGCCTGCCCATCCAGCCCGCCCTGGACGCCTGGGCTCTGGGCgtcctgctcttctgccttctcacCGGCTACTTTCCCTGGGACCAGCCCCTGGCCGAGGCCGACCCCTTCTATGAGGACTTCGTCATCTGGCAGGCCTCGGGCCAGCCTGAGGACAGGCCACAGCCCTGGCGCGGCCTGACGCCCGTGGCCGACACTCTGCTCTGGGGGCTGCTGGACCCTCAGCCCCGAAAGAGGAGCCCTGTGAGCTCCGTGCGGGGCTACCTGGGGCGGCCCTGGCGGCAGCGtgagggggaggcagaggaggtgtACACCGGGGACGAAGAGGACAGAGAGTGA